The region TGCGTCGCGCGTCGCCCAATCAGCGAGGGTTCTTCTGCCGGCGCAGTTCCTTCGGCCGGCCGCAGGCACACCGTATCGTCGGCCGACAGGATGCTGCCCGCCGCAATATCGCGCAGCGCGTGCACGGACCGCCGCACCGCCGTGCGAACTTCGGTCTCGACCGGAAGCACCCGTTTTCCGCCAGTGCCGATAAGAATCTCGGCCTGCCGCACGCGATGGACAAGTGATTTGAGGTCGTCGGGATCGGCGGACAGCGCGTGGTCACGGAAATCCGAGTAAGCCTTGTCCAAGGTGAAATGTTTTTCGATCACGCGGGCGCCGAGGGCGACGGACAACACGGCCGCATCGGGGCCGGCGGTGTGGTCGGAATAGCCGACCATGGCGCCGAGGGTTGCAAGGTCGGCGATCGCCGAGAGATTGGCATCGGCCTCCTCGGTCGGATAGCTGACCACGCAGTGGAGGATGACGACCCCCGGATCCACGCCGTTGGCGGCATGCACGGCGGCGATTGTCTGCTGGGCGGTGCGGACCTCGTCGAGAGTCGCCGCACCGGTCGACAGCAGGATCGGTTTGCCGGTCTGTGCCACCGTTTCGAGGAGCCGCGTGTAGGTGCAGTCTCCCGATGCGATCTTGAAGGCAGGCACGATCGGATCGAGCCATTCGACCGCAGGCAGATGGAACGGGGTCGACAGGAAAAGTACATCCTTCTCGCGCGCCGTGGCGGCGAGGGATTCGAATTCCGCGCGGGACAGTTCGAAGCGCCCGAGCTGTTCGAGGCGCGCCGGTTGATCGGCGGCGACGAGGCGGCTCGGTTCGATCGTCTGGAACTTCACCGCGTCGGCGCCGGCATCGGCGGCCGCTATAACCATCTCGCGCGCGACCTCGACATCGCCTTCATGATTGTTGCCGACCTCGGCGATGATCATCACCGATTCGGACAGATCATGCTGGGCGATATGGATGGGTCTGTTGGGTTCAGCGGGCATGGCGATGGAAAATATGGCTGGCGGAGTCGAACCTGAATCCGAGCGATTCATAGAGTCGGATCGAGGCGGTGTTGGCGAGTTGCGTGCCGACCCGAATGGGCGCGCCCGGATTGCAGGTGCCGGCGGCGAAGGTGATCATGGCGCGCGCAAGGCCGGTGTTGCGCGCCGCGCTGTTGACGGCGACAAGGTCGATCACGACATCGCCGTCCCGGTCGAGCAGTTGCAGGAAACCGCTGACCTGTCCGTTCTGGCGACCGACCACCATCCATTCGCCGCGCTGGCCGGCGAAAAAATTTCTCGCCCAGTCGGCCTTGATCCGGTCTGCGATCCGGTCGTCGATCTCCGGGTCGGCATGAAAACGGTCGGTCCTGAAATTTTCACCGGCGATCCGCGCCACGTGGTCGGCGTCGTCGGGGTCACCCATGCCGACATCGGCGTTGAACTGTGCTGTCTCGACCCTGCCTGTTCGCAAGAAGCTGAGGCTTGTATCGACAAGCGTGAAACCCGCGGCCCGCAGAGCCTGGGGTCGTGCCAGGTCGGCAACCGGCACGCGGGCATCGATGAATGCCGGTGTCGGCACATCGATACGGGACGGCGCGGCATCGGCGGCGAGATGCCACGCCGGTTTACCAAGCCGTTCACCGAGCCAGGCATCCTCTGTCAGACCCGATGGGCTCACGAGGCCGCCAGCTGATTGCCTTTGCGCTCGAACAGGTTCTTGTACCACTCGATATATTCGACGAAGCCCTTGTCGAGGGGGAATTGCGGGTCGTAGCCGATCAGACGGCGTGCCTTGTCGACCGACAGCGTACCGCGCTCCGGCATCAGCACATCGCGGTCCTCATACTTCACGCGGACGTCCGGGAAATGGGCCTCGATGATCTCGGCCATCTGCGCGATTGAACGTGCGCCGCCATAGGTCAGGTTGAAGGTCTCGTTGCGGGAGTTCTCGTTCTCGATCACCTTCTCGATACCCTGCACAAGATCGCCGATATAGGTGAAGTCGAGGGCGTCGGTGCCGTCGCCGAAAACCGTGACATCGGCGCCCTGGATGGCGTTCTCGATGAAGATCTGGCCGACGCGCCGGCTGACGCAGCGCTCGCCATAGAGCGCCGACGGCCGCACGATCGTGTAGGGAAGATCGAACACCTGATTGTAGGCGATGACCATTTTCTCGCCGGCGAACTTCAGGGCGCCATAGATGCCGAGCGGATCGCAGATCGTGTCCTCGGTGACCGTGTTCCCGTGGAAATTTCCATAGACCATCGAGGAGGAGAAGAAGACGAAATGCTCAACCGTGCCGCGCGAATAGTCGAGCGCGTTCTCGAGTGTACGCAGGCTGTGGTCGAAGGTGCTGTAGGGGTCCTTGTTCGACCGGTTGGCGTGGGAGACCGCCGCGAGCTGGACGACAACCTGAGGCTCGATGTCCGAGAGCATGTTGGACAGCGCGTGATACTCCCGCGCATCCTGAAGATGCACGGGGATATCCGCCTGGCGCAGCAGGTCGAGCCGCTCCTGGGTGATCTGGATATAGAGCTCGCGGTTGACCATATCGTTCTGGGAGTTTCCGAACGCGTACAGGTTGTTCACCTGCAGACTGTCGATGATATGCACGTCCGCACCCAGCGCCTTCAGGCGTAGGGCCAGATTATGGCCGATGAAACCGGCGCCGCCGACCAGGGCGATCCGGCGGTTGGCGATCGGGATGGTCATGAGAGAACCTCGCTTGTGACATCTTTGACCGCCGCGACAATGGTTTCCATGTGGCTCTCATCGAGATGAGGCCCGACAGGAAGGGCGATCGAACAATTGCTGATCCAGCTGGCAACCGGATGGTCTTCGGGGGCATGCCCGAACCGGTCGCGATAATAGGTGGTCTGAGGCACGGGTCCGGGATAATGGACCGATGTGCCGATGCCCCGGGCGTTCAGGGCCTGGATGACATCCGTGCGCTTGTCGGCGTCGCCGGCATCCAGCATGACGTTGAAGCAGTAGTGGCCTGAAACGAAACGCCCCTCGGGCCGGTCGAACAATGTCAGCCCGGCTACGTCGCGCAGGCCGCCGTCGAGCACTTCGAAATTCGCGCGCCGCTGGCCGAGAAAACGATCCAGTTTCTTGACCTGCTCGACGCCGATGGCCGCCTGTAGTTCGTTCATCCGGAAATTGTAGCCCAGTGTGACCACATCATAGATGCCGGGGACCTTGCGTTCGTGCATGGCGCGGTCGACTCCGAACGCCTTGCGCAGGCGCATGCGGCCGGCAAGATCGCTGTCACGGGTGATGACCATGCCGCCTTCGGCGGTGGTCATGTGCTTGACCGGGTAGAAGGAGAACACGCCGGCATCGCCAAACAGGCCGGCATGCACCCCGTCGAGCCGGGTGCCGATGGCCAGCGCCGCGTCCTCGAGCACGAACAGGTCATGCGCCGCGGCGATCTCCATCACCCGCACCATGTCCACCGGCATGCCGAGATAGTGGACGACGGCGATGCCGCGGGTCCTGGGCGTGATGGCGGCGGCCAGCGCGTCGAGGTCGATGTTGCCGGTATTCGGTTCGGCATCCACGAACACCGGCGTGGCACCGGTATAGGCGACGGTGTGCACCGTCGCGGTGTGGGTCTGGGCCGGGACGATCACCTCGTCTCCCGGACCAATCCCGCATGTGAACCAGGCCAGATGCAGCCCGGCCGTGCAGGAAGATACGGTGAGCGCCTCGGGGGCCCCGGTCCAGGCCGCGAAGTCGGCCTCGAACTGTCGGCCACGCGGGCCATGCGCCAGGATCGGGTCGTCGAGTGCGGCCATCACGGCGGCGCGCTCTTCGTCTTCGATCATCGGGCGTCCGAAAGGTATGTCAGTCACGGGCGTGGTTCACTCAGTGATAGTTGATGTCTTGCGGTTTGCCGGTTGTCACCGCGCGTTCAATGGCCAGCGATACGGCCATCGCGTCCAGCACGTCCGCGCGTGACACCTCGGCATCCCCGCCATCGAGAAGCAACGACACGAAGGACGGGATCAGGTCGCCCTTGAACGACCCGGGATAGGGATCGTCGAGAAGGTCCGGCGGCGTTTCGGGGTCGCGGCTGCGATAGAGCCGCGCCGCGTCGGGTGCGTTGCGCCAGGTGCCGTTCGTGCCGAACACAACCACGTCGTGGAAGTGGGGATAGACGCACGGAAAGTTTGCGCTGACCTTTGCGATGCTGTCGTCGGGAAACCGAAGCAGGGCGACGACGGTGTCATTGAAAGAAAATTCGGTGTCACGGGAGGCGCGTTGCGTGCCCATGGCCGATACCTCCACGGGCCGCCGGCCGGTGAGCCAAAGCAGCAGGTCGATCATGTGGATGCCGCCGCCATGGGTGACCGAATAGAACGGCAACGTGCCGCGCCATCCGTTGAGGATTTTCTCCATCCGGCCATAATTATAGTCGCCTTCCAGATAGTAGATATCGCCCAGCTCGTCGCTGTCCAGAAGGGCCTTCAACCGCGCGAATCGCGGATACTTCCGAAGGATGAGGTTCGACGATATCTGAACATCGGGGCGTCGGGTCAGCGCCTCGGATATGGCCGCGAACTCCTCGTCGTGAAAGCAAAGCGGTTTCTCGACAAAAATATGTTTGCCCGCGGAGACCGCCGCCAGAACCTGTGCGGCATGGGCGTCGTCATAGGATGCGATCGAGACGGCGTCGATGTCCGGGTCGTCCAGCACATCTTTCGGGCTGGGGGTGGTTCGGGCATTCGGATGCCGGGCGGACACTTCGCCCAGATGAGTTTCGTCGATATCGCAAAGCGTTGTCACGCGGCAGCGGGAATCCTGTTCGAACCCGGCGATATGGGCCTCGCCGACCCCGAGACCGATGATTCCGACCCTTAATTCATGATCGTTCATGTTGACGCCAATTCGACGCCGGCGCGCAGTTTCAGGATCTCGTCGAGACCATAGGACCAATGGGGCGCATCCATTCTTGCCACCAGTGTCTCGAACGCTCGGAAATCGTCTTCGGTATCGACGCTCAGATTGATATCTCCGAGCGCCCGGCCGCTGGTGAATTCGGCAATGCGCCAGTCCTCGGCTGTTCGATAAAACAGCGGGGTGACATGCTCGATATCCTCAGCCGACGTCATCAAGGTTCGGGCCCGGCGGAAAGCGCCGGCGTCGAGCAGTTCGACGGACATTCCCTTGGGGTAGGTGCGATGTTTCACGTTGGTCACGAGGTCGGCTGTCGTTTTTGCGTAGAGGGCGCGCGCCTCGGTGACGAGCGTTGTGTCGAGCAGCGGGCTGTCCCCGCTGACCCGGACAAAGGCGTCGGCGCCCGTCTCGTCGAGCGCCTTTATGAAACGCGAGGCAACATCATCCAGCGGCCCACGTACGCAGGTCACGCTTTGTGTGTGACAGAAAGCGGCCACCGGGTCGTCGTCGGCATTGCCGGACGTTGCCACCACGGTCCGGATATCGGGCGCCAGGCGCGCCAGCCGCTCAAGCAGGTAGCCGAGCAATGGCTTGCCGTGGGCCGGACGCAACACCTTGCCCGGCAAGCGTGCCGAACTCATGCGGGCCTGAACGACGACTACCGGGGGCAATTTGAATTTTCCATGCTACCGCAGTCCGGGTGAATCAATCTCCCGAACCAAATGTGTCGCAACCGCCCTGCCGAGGGCGGATTCGCACATCGAATGTCACATACGAAACGGCGCGGTCAGTGCACTAAATCCGGCCCGGGGACCGCATAAAAACCGAGACCGGAATTTCCGACCCTGGCGGCCAGTACACTGTTTTTACGAACAATTCCGTATGCACACGAAGTGATCACGAACCGGATTTCACCCGGAGCGTTCACTTTGTGAACAGTATGTTGGCAAGGGTGATTCAGTCAAGTCTGCTGACGCACCGTCAACGACCGCGAAAAGCAGTTTTTCGGGTCTGAAATCCGCGTCTACCGAGGCGGTCTTTTCGTGACCAGCCAAAGCACCCCGCCGGGCAGCCCGCCGACCAGCAGAACGATGCCGAACAGGATCGATACACTGACGGCCTGGGTTGCACCGATCCCGAGGGCGCCGAGCAGAATGACCAGGATCTGCTCGCGGACCCCCCAACCGGCGATCGAGATCGGGATGCTGACCAGCAGGATCGTCGGTGTCATTGCGACCATGTAAACCAGGAAACCAGCTTCCCCGCCCAGCGCGTGATCGAGGCTCCAGGCGAGCGCGATGGTCGCCGCGTGGATGGCGATGGACAGACACAGAGTGGGGATCGCAACGCCCGGGCGCAGGCAAAGGGCGACCGCATCCCGCGACAGCAGGATCGCGAAGTTGATGATGCGAATATGCTGAAATCGCCGGGTCAGGGAATTGTCGAACACGCACAACATGACCACGGCGGACCAGCCGCCCGTGAGGACGGCGATCAATCCCGTTGCCGCGATGGGGTTGTCGAGTTTCTCGACCAGTAGCGGGGTGATCGCTGTCGTAGCGACAATCAGAACGATCAGGCCGATGATCCGGTCCAGCAGAACGCTGTTGGTTGCGGTTTGCACGCCAACGCCGGTCCGCCACAGATAGAACACGCGCATTGCGTCACCGCCGATGCTCGACGGTAGCGTCTGGTTGAAGAACATGCCGATGAGGAAAAGCCGCAGCGCTGTCGTCGCGGGAAGTTCGACGTTCAGGCTTCTGAGAACCAGCCGCCAGCGCGCCGTGCCCAGGGCGACGATCGCGGCGAAGAAAAGGGCCGCCAGACCGATCCAGGGAATCTGCGCGTCCGCCAGTTTCCCGAGGACCTCCGCGAAGTCGATTCCGCCGAGCACCCACGTGATCAGGGCGACGGAGACGGCCAGTTTGGCGAACATCAAAAGGTGTTTTTGCATCGGTCTGGAAGGGCTGCTTCGGTCGGGCCGGGGCCGGAATGAGCGGGTCTGCGCGCGGTGGGTGGTTCAGATTAGATCGGGTGTCCGAGTGCTACCTACATCAACTGGCGCGGCAGGCATATCCGTGATCCCGCATTCCGCTGCATCGCAACAGATGTTCAGGGCGGTGCGGGCCGCATTTCCGGCTGTTTCGCCCTGATTGTAGGGCTTTCT is a window of Alphaproteobacteria bacterium DNA encoding:
- a CDS encoding DegT/DnrJ/EryC1/StrS family aminotransferase, whose translation is MIEDEERAAVMAALDDPILAHGPRGRQFEADFAAWTGAPEALTVSSCTAGLHLAWFTCGIGPGDEVIVPAQTHTATVHTVAYTGATPVFVDAEPNTGNIDLDALAAAITPRTRGIAVVHYLGMPVDMVRVMEIAAAHDLFVLEDAALAIGTRLDGVHAGLFGDAGVFSFYPVKHMTTAEGGMVITRDSDLAGRMRLRKAFGVDRAMHERKVPGIYDVVTLGYNFRMNELQAAIGVEQVKKLDRFLGQRRANFEVLDGGLRDVAGLTLFDRPEGRFVSGHYCFNVMLDAGDADKRTDVIQALNARGIGTSVHYPGPVPQTTYYRDRFGHAPEDHPVASWISNCSIALPVGPHLDESHMETIVAAVKDVTSEVLS
- a CDS encoding N-acetylneuraminate synthase family protein; protein product: MPAEPNRPIHIAQHDLSESVMIIAEVGNNHEGDVEVAREMVIAAADAGADAVKFQTIEPSRLVAADQPARLEQLGRFELSRAEFESLAATAREKDVLFLSTPFHLPAVEWLDPIVPAFKIASGDCTYTRLLETVAQTGKPILLSTGAATLDEVRTAQQTIAAVHAANGVDPGVVILHCVVSYPTEEADANLSAIADLATLGAMVGYSDHTAGPDAAVLSVALGARVIEKHFTLDKAYSDFRDHALSADPDDLKSLVHRVRQAEILIGTGGKRVLPVETEVRTAVRRSVHALRDIAAGSILSADDTVCLRPAEGTAPAEEPSLIGRRATQAIAAGAPIDESALD
- a CDS encoding lysylphosphatidylglycerol synthase transmembrane domain-containing protein, whose product is MQKHLLMFAKLAVSVALITWVLGGIDFAEVLGKLADAQIPWIGLAALFFAAIVALGTARWRLVLRSLNVELPATTALRLFLIGMFFNQTLPSSIGGDAMRVFYLWRTGVGVQTATNSVLLDRIIGLIVLIVATTAITPLLVEKLDNPIAATGLIAVLTGGWSAVVMLCVFDNSLTRRFQHIRIINFAILLSRDAVALCLRPGVAIPTLCLSIAIHAATIALAWSLDHALGGEAGFLVYMVAMTPTILLVSIPISIAGWGVREQILVILLGALGIGATQAVSVSILFGIVLLVGGLPGGVLWLVTKRPPR
- a CDS encoding GNAT family N-acetyltransferase, coding for MSPSGLTEDAWLGERLGKPAWHLAADAAPSRIDVPTPAFIDARVPVADLARPQALRAAGFTLVDTSLSFLRTGRVETAQFNADVGMGDPDDADHVARIAGENFRTDRFHADPEIDDRIADRIKADWARNFFAGQRGEWMVVGRQNGQVSGFLQLLDRDGDVVIDLVAVNSAARNTGLARAMITFAAGTCNPGAPIRVGTQLANTASIRLYESLGFRFDSASHIFHRHAR
- a CDS encoding NTP transferase domain-containing protein — protein: MPPVVVVQARMSSARLPGKVLRPAHGKPLLGYLLERLARLAPDIRTVVATSGNADDDPVAAFCHTQSVTCVRGPLDDVASRFIKALDETGADAFVRVSGDSPLLDTTLVTEARALYAKTTADLVTNVKHRTYPKGMSVELLDAGAFRRARTLMTSAEDIEHVTPLFYRTAEDWRIAEFTSGRALGDINLSVDTEDDFRAFETLVARMDAPHWSYGLDEILKLRAGVELAST
- a CDS encoding NAD(P)-dependent oxidoreductase — translated: MTIPIANRRIALVGGAGFIGHNLALRLKALGADVHIIDSLQVNNLYAFGNSQNDMVNRELYIQITQERLDLLRQADIPVHLQDAREYHALSNMLSDIEPQVVVQLAAVSHANRSNKDPYSTFDHSLRTLENALDYSRGTVEHFVFFSSSMVYGNFHGNTVTEDTICDPLGIYGALKFAGEKMVIAYNQVFDLPYTIVRPSALYGERCVSRRVGQIFIENAIQGADVTVFGDGTDALDFTYIGDLVQGIEKVIENENSRNETFNLTYGGARSIAQMAEIIEAHFPDVRVKYEDRDVLMPERGTLSVDKARRLIGYDPQFPLDKGFVEYIEWYKNLFERKGNQLAAS
- a CDS encoding Gfo/Idh/MocA family oxidoreductase, which gives rise to MNDHELRVGIIGLGVGEAHIAGFEQDSRCRVTTLCDIDETHLGEVSARHPNARTTPSPKDVLDDPDIDAVSIASYDDAHAAQVLAAVSAGKHIFVEKPLCFHDEEFAAISEALTRRPDVQISSNLILRKYPRFARLKALLDSDELGDIYYLEGDYNYGRMEKILNGWRGTLPFYSVTHGGGIHMIDLLLWLTGRRPVEVSAMGTQRASRDTEFSFNDTVVALLRFPDDSIAKVSANFPCVYPHFHDVVVFGTNGTWRNAPDAARLYRSRDPETPPDLLDDPYPGSFKGDLIPSFVSLLLDGGDAEVSRADVLDAMAVSLAIERAVTTGKPQDINYH